Within Cellulophaga sp. L1A9, the genomic segment TGATTTTCTATCAAAATTATAATGCCTTATACGTTAAGATTGTTTCTTTAAAAAATGCGCCTGCTTTTTGTTCATCTAAATCTTTCATAGGGTTTATAGCTCCTTTAAAACCTTCATTTTTCCAATTTCCTAAAGATAATTTTTTAAATTCTTCCGTACTAATACCATCATGCCCGCTGTATCCACTAGTGTACAAATAAAAATCATCTACTAGCGTATCTGGTATGGCCATACCAAAACCTACACTAACATTTTCAGGTTTATCCAAGGTAATAAAACCTCCACTATCAAAGTGATGCGGCCAAATTCGAATGGTAGTATCTAAATTTAGCTCTTTAACAACAGCCTCTAAAGAATTTTGAGCAATGGTACGTAGCTTTACCAAACTATTAAGCTCTTCTTGTGCTGGTTTTTTAAATGTAAAGTCAGCTGTTATTTTTTCATAAGGCAAGTCATAATGCAAGGCATAGGTATAGGTTGCATTGCGTTCTAAAACTTCCGTTACATGCTGTATCCATGTCACTATTTCTTTATGCGTTTTACCGTCTAGAAAAATAACCCCCAGTTGCTCTTCATTGCGCAACCAACTGAGTGAAAAATTCTGATAATCTAGCGCTATTCTATAGCCATTATCATTTAAAGGCCATGTTTCCAAAGAACCTTTTTCTGTATTGAATCCGAGGTTGGTATGGCTATCATCTGCCTTTTTATCTAAGAAATTAATCCCGGCTGTTGCTAGGTATTGGGCTGCAATATGAATTTGATTTGTCATGAGTAAATTTTAAAGATTAGTACCAGCATACGGTATCCCTGTTAAATGGTGCATTTCTCTATTAAAGGTTGATAAGTCTTCCTGATTAAATTTAGAGATATCATCATAACCACATGCTCTTGCAATTACTTTGATTAGATTATTGGTCGCATCAAAATAATTATGCAATTGTTTGGCCGAAGCATCAATAATTAATCGGCTTCTTAATGATTCTTTCTGGGTGGCTATTCCTACAGGGCAGTTATTGCTTCCACAAGCTCTCATTCCCAAACAGCCAATAGCTTGTAATGCAGCATTAGAAACCGCAACAGCATCTGCACCCAACATTAATGCTTTTCCATAATCTTCTGCAATTCGCAGTCCGCCTGTAATTATTAAGGTTACCCCCGTAGCATTTACTTTATCTAAATATTTACGTGCTCTTGCTAAAGCCGCAATAGTGGGTACATTTATATTGTCTCGTAAAATGGTAGGAGCAGAGCCTGTACCTCCTCCGCGGCCATCAAGAATAATATAATCTACTCCCACATCTAAGGCAAATTGAATGTCTTTTTCTATATGACTTGCCGCTATTTTAAATCCTATTGGAATTCCGCCTGTACGCACTCTTACTTTATCTGCAAAGGCTTTAAAATCTTTCACGCCATGAAAATCTGGAAAGGTTGCTGGTGATATTGCTGTTTCACCTTCTTTTAAGCCTCTTACCTCAGCAATTTCTTTACTTACTTTACTTCCTGGCAAATGACCTCCTGTACCTGTTTTTGCTCCTTGACCGCCTTTGAAATGAAACGCTTGTACATGATCTAATTTATCCCAAGAAAAACCAAACTGTGCAGAGGCAAGCTCGTAAAAATATTTGCTGTTATTTTCTTGTTCTTTAGGAAGCATACCCCCTTCTCCTGAGCAAATACCCGTACCTGCAAGTTCTGCTCCTTTTGATAATGCAATTTTTGCTTCTCTTGATAATGCACCAAAACTCATATCACTAACAAACAAAGGAATATCTAAGCTCAATGGTTTTTTGGCATTAGGACCAATAACCACCTTAGTAGCCACATCTTCTTCATCTAACAAAGGGCGACTCGCTAATTGTGCAGGTAAAAACTGAATATCACTCCATTTTGGAAGTGTATTTCTATCTACCCCCATAGACGCAGAGAAACCATGATGTCCAAGATTTTTTAATCCGTTTTTTGCCAATTCTTTTATATACCCTGTATAAGGTTCTGTTTCTTCAGGGTGCGTATCTGCGTAAGCCCCTAAATATTCATCCCGATTAAAAGGTTGTGCATGCTTTTCTAAATAGGCATCAATTTCTACCTCATCTACGAAGAGCTCTCCGTTTTCAACTTTTGTTGTA encodes:
- a CDS encoding glutamate synthase-related protein, whose translation is MKKPIVIAQVKSLENKKPAHALINGLDLVIVKFDDVISVLYGRCLHRGALMSDGHMDGHNLICGVHGWDYRYDTGVSEYNNNEVLHKFTTKVENGELFVDEVEIDAYLEKHAQPFNRDEYLGAYADTHPEETEPYTGYIKELAKNGLKNLGHHGFSASMGVDRNTLPKWSDIQFLPAQLASRPLLDEEDVATKVVIGPNAKKPLSLDIPLFVSDMSFGALSREAKIALSKGAELAGTGICSGEGGMLPKEQENNSKYFYELASAQFGFSWDKLDHVQAFHFKGGQGAKTGTGGHLPGSKVSKEIAEVRGLKEGETAISPATFPDFHGVKDFKAFADKVRVRTGGIPIGFKIAASHIEKDIQFALDVGVDYIILDGRGGGTGSAPTILRDNINVPTIAALARARKYLDKVNATGVTLIITGGLRIAEDYGKALMLGADAVAVSNAALQAIGCLGMRACGSNNCPVGIATQKESLRSRLIIDASAKQLHNYFDATNNLIKVIARACGYDDISKFNQEDLSTFNREMHHLTGIPYAGTNL